Within the Miscanthus floridulus cultivar M001 chromosome 2, ASM1932011v1, whole genome shotgun sequence genome, the region CATGACTTGTCTATTAGACAATTTTATTGGGCTTGCTCTCATGTAGACATGAATGGGGGTATTTCAATGCACCACCAAAATCAGTGTCCCTACCATTTTAATAGGGCAGTACTAGCATGCGCACGTGCACACGCACTCCACACCACCCGCACGTTCTCTCTTCTTCTctctattcttcttcttcctcgataTGGCTCCTTCCCTGCCCTCCACCGCCGTCGGCCCCtctgcccctcttcctccccgcACGTTCGTCTCTAGATCCGGCGTTCGTCTTCCTCCTCACACCGCCCCACCACGGCGCGCTAGGTTTCACCAGAGCTCCGTGACGGcctcctccttcccctcctccctcccgccgccgccatggccatgagcGCCCCCGCACCCTGACCTGGCCCGACCGCCTCTGCCACCGTCAAAACCCTAATGCCGCCCTCCCGTCATCCACACCGCCTGGCCGGCCGGCCTCCTCTAAGTTCCTTCTCTTCTAAGCCCGtcggagttggggaagaagagaTAGAAAGAGAGAGGAGAACCCGCCGGAGTTTGGAAAGATGCTCTCTAGAGTTGGGGAAGAACACGCGGTCGCTGGGGAGAGCCGCGTGAATCATATGGCCTCCTTCTTTCCACCGCGAATTGGACGGCCATGACGGGTGTGCATGCCGCAGCACCAAATCGCGCGTGTTCGGAAAGAATCATTCTTGTTTTTAATATGAGCGTTTGACCTCCTCCCTCCGGTCCATTTTATCTGGCGCACAcgcatatcaagattcaaactttaaaaacttttaccaataattaggctaataatttttaactattataatacaaagtttatatgattagatttgtaggaattatactatccaatgattataagtttataagcataaataatataatataaagcaaaTGAGTTGTTAAAGTGTAATTTAGGAGACCATATCACTCTAACTTGCGTCAGATAAAATGGATAAGGAAGTATTTTTGAGGCTAAGTTTTCCGATCTTCGTTCTGGCAGTCCCACTCAATAAATCGGTACCTTCAATTTCGTTCTGATAGGCACCGACACATGTGACTCACTCATCATTGTGTGAACATTCCGTGCCATGTTTTCATTTTAGCTTCTCTTTATTTTCTCTTCTCTCATCACCAACACTGCAGCATCGTTGCAGGCTCCATTTCTCGAGAGCACTCACATGTGTGCACTCACGAGCTCGGACAAAAAGGATTGGCTCCATTATATTGCACACGGAATATAGTTGCaacatgattttttttaatctagTTGCAACATGAATTACAACTTGATTTAATATGTAGTTGCAACATTGCCCTGCCAGGGGGGGTCTTAGTCTCTGAATTTGTAGTATGGTGGTCTCATTTGGGTCCCCAAGTCTTGAATTTTAATGTTAAGGTCCTTGAACTTATGATGATATCATCTAGGTACCTGAACTTTGTCATGGTTGCCATCACCGGTCCAAACGGGTTCTGACTTGTTCCATGCATTGACGTGGCATGTGGGCCATGTGTTGACGTAGACCCGGCATACATGTGGGACCCATGCATGTGTCAGCATCCCCCTCTCTCTAACCTCTATTCTTCACGTATCAACCATCTCCCCTCTCTGCTTAGCTTACCGATGATGGCGAGGTCATGGTTCAACAAAAGGTTCTTGACCTTGGCCACATTGGCAAGTCTCCTCACCGGATTTGGCAGTGGGGAGGCTATGGCTAAGGTGTAGTATGGAAGGCGGAGGAAGGATGAGGCTTGAGAGTGAGAAGAGCGACGTTGACACCTAGGCTGCACACGTCGAGTCCACATCAACACATAGTAACCGTATCATGTTAGCACATGGAGTGGGTCTGAGCCTATTTGGACCCATTCCGCTGCGCGAGACAAGTTTAGGACATAAACAACACCGCTGACAAGTTGGGGACATCAAATATCAAAATTTGAGAGCTAGAGATCCGGACGACTTTATCATACAAATTTGGGTACTCAAATATCGGTCCAAGAGCTAGGACTCGGATGATACACAAATTTGGACCTATGCTGCCACGTGAGACGTTTAGGAACTAAATAACACCGCTGACAGCTGAGGACACCAAATATCAAAATTTGAGAGCCAAAGATCCGGATGACACTATCATACAAGTTTGGATACTCAAATATTCAAGATTTGAGAGCTAGGACTCAGATGATACACCATCGTGCAAGTTTATAGACCGCTTGTAGTTATGTACTTTTAAAAGGGTTAACATTGTTTTAGGAGTGGATTGTTAATTCTTACCGGTACGCgttgatttatatatatcaaTTTTACCCATATTCTTAGGGTGCGCCGGTGCGGTAAGGACCGGCTGCTTGTTTGAGTAGATAAAAAAACAAATCCGACTCCAGATGCCAAAAGAACCTGTGCGATGCAGTTGAAACAAGGATGCTTCGGCGTGAGAAGAATTATGCATTTTCTAGCAATATATATAGTCTCTGAAAACCATGACAGAAAAAGGCTTAAATTCAATTAGCTTTTTTTTAGGGAAGCTTAAATTCAATTAGCTATTCTTTTTAGCAGGAGCAGCCCAGTTTGCCAATTAGCTTGAAAATTCACGAGAGGGCCGAGGCCCAGCCTCCCTTCCCATGGCTAGCCCAGCTATCCGGCGGCCCTGTTTGTAAAAGAAAGGAACCTAGGCTTCTCTGTTCGTCTCCTCGAGAACTCCATAGTCGCGCGGGGTCGCGGCGAGTTCCTGCGAGACCCGACGCCGCCGCCTGCGCTTCGGCCACTCCGGCGCCGGCGAAACGACCGCCTCTGACCCACCAGCCGCGAGCGCCCACCCGCCGCGCGCCCAGGCCGAGCCCTACGCGCTCGCCCAGCCCGACGCGCCAGCGAGTAGAGGCCGATCCCCTGCTTGGCTGCTTCTCCCCTCTGCGGAGTCCGGCGGTCCGACCTATATCGCCGTCCGCCGTCGATTCGTATCCATCCCTCTGATTCGAGCGCTGCCACAGCCGCCTCCCCGCCCCACTCACTGTCGCGTCCGCCGGCCCTCGCATAGGCCGGGCGACGCCACCGTCCTGTCCCGCCGTCGCTACGAATTTGCTACACATTTTCCTTTGCTGTTGTCGCCGCTGATCTGATCACGGCGCGCACTACTTCTCCGCCTATTTGGCTGCTTCAATCCGTTGGGGATTCCTTTCAGTTAATGTATTCGATTTGAAAGCGCACCCGGCACCTGCTCCGCTCCTGCGCTGCTTGGGTTTCGGCCTGTGTCAAAGCGTGCATCTCACGCGAAACGCACAAGGACGAACCCTATACAGCTCCAGAAAGGCCGGAGCCCTGGCCACCTAGGGCCACCTGCCTGGCGACCGGGCGGCGGCGACGGGGACGACCGCGATGTAATCCCGCCCCGTTGTCTCATCAGCTTGCCTCTCCTCCCTTCCGTTGGTTGTTCGTCGTGACTGACCTGCTTTCTGCTTCCCCCTCTCTGTTTTGCCTCCCCCGCAGGGGCTTCGAGCGTGTGGAGCTGCGGTGTCCCAGGGACCTGGACCCGCGCCCGAGCTGGACGCTCGGCGATGTGCTCGCCGAGCTTGACGCGCTGGACGCCACCCACCGCGCTGCGCCGCCCACACCCCTGAAGCAGCCGCCGGATTGGTAATCTCTCGCCTGCGTCTGGCTCTAGTGATTTGCCGTCCCATGAGGTTTGACTAGTTTTGTTTGGTCAATTTAGGGCTAACGGCAGCGGTACGAGGGAGAAGGCCTTTGTGATGCGGGTTGACGATGATGACGAAGACGACACAGAAGATGAAGACGATGGTACCAGTCATGGGAAGTCCCGGGCTCTTGTGGCCAAAGGAGCAAGGTTCTCGTGTAATGATCTCGAATCAAGGTGAATTTTGATCTACAACTGGGTACATGTAATTGCAGCTTTCCATGGAATTTGTGTCATGGTTTCTGGATTAACTTCCTGTAGAGGGAGGGATAATTGTAAGGAAGGCAACTTCTGTCTTAGGACAAACTATGAAGCATAAGGATCCCGTTGGACCATTAAGTATGCTCTGTAGCATGTTTTCCCCCCTTTCCAAAACTGTAGAAGCTTCCCTGGTGACTTTATGCATGCTATAATTTGTTAGTTATGTTCCTTTTGTTTCTTTGCAGTGATTCAGAGGATGAATTAGATGGCCTGGTTGCCccataccacttaatggagaaaAGGGGCCTAGCGAAGAGCATTCTTCTTGAGCTGGAACGCGAGCATCATCTAAAAGTTCAAGTGTGTACTGAGCATTTATAATGTTTTGCCTTCATGTTTTTGTGATAAACCATTGGATTTTGTTGTGTCCTCATTGCAGTTTAGGTTCATAATAAGGTTCTCTTTATGCTTAGCATTTGATAGTATTCTTTTATTGATCCAAACAATGGAATACAGATACTTGCACATACTCTTTTTATGTTTATCTGGCTAAAGTTATACTGCAAGAAATTTTGAATGGAGCGCTTTGGCTCCCTTCATACTTTTTGGATACGTCACACTTGTATGGATGAATAAAAACATTCGTCTATATTTCGAGCATAAAATGCATCATGATATGCAGGAAAAAGAAGGGCTTAGTTTTTTTTAGGGGAATACAGTAGGGGAAACCCCTACTGTggtattatatatataaatataaaaagAGTAAGCAATACAAACACATCAAGGGTAAACTAGGAAACTTTACAACAGACTGTTTAGCCAAAGGGAGAGGTTGAGTCTAGGAACAGGCTTAAATTTGTGAAAATGAAGCTTTACATTATGTATGTACAAAACATGATTTCCAAGACTCGAAGGAAGCTTGATTTCCTCTGAAGATTTGATCATTTCTTTGTTTTCATATCTCCCATGTTGCAATAATGAagacttccatgaagcattgatGTTGACATTGTGCTTTTGCTTTCTGGATTGTATCGAAGAAGTGCTTAGTCAGTTTGGTATCAATTTGAGCATACTTTCAATTACAACATTATTTTTATGTCACATCGAAAAGATTCAGGCCCAGGAAGTACGATAGCAGGGAAGCAATCTTACTCATGTTAGTTCATAACCATGTTATATCACTCTTCTAGCAGATGCTGATATGCCTGTGCCATACAATTGTTGGTTTTAATTTCTCTAGGATTTGAAAAATATTTTTCAAGCTAGGCAAAACAGGTCAAACTTGAAAGTATGAAAGGGCAGGGCACTAGGTTCACTGATGACATTGTTTTTATTGGATGATTTAATAACATTGGTTATTTTTATGACATTGAATTTAAAAACATCCCCACCAATTACAGCATTCTCTTCCACTCTTGCTTTAATAATAAAGGACCATTCTTGGACCCCATTGTTTATCTATTTAAATACCTGTCTTCATCATGTATGGTATTTGTTCTTCAGGAAGAAGTTAGAAATAAGCTAGCTTCATTGGAGGTATGCCACCAAAATGAAATTCAGAGAACAATTTCTGCATTTGCACGACTTCAGAAATATGCAGAATCAAGAAAAGAGATAGACAAAAGACTCGATGTACACTTCCAGAGAAGAATGTATGTACCTTTCTAGATGTCTCTTCATTTCTTGAAGTATTCAATATTCATTGCAATTTCCatattttttttccaaatacCAAAGAAACATTACATTTGTTTAGTGAGCAACATTTAAGGCACAAAGCATTTCTTGTACTATTCCAATGTCTGTATCCAAAATAAGCTTCATAGTAGCAGTTTCTCTTTTTGTTAGTACCTGTTGTTGTCGTCAGTATTGAGCTAATCGCTTACTCCATTGTTTTAGAGTGCTGATTGTCCTTTAAAGTTACTCTATCTCTTCATGGCCTTATGGGTTGCAAATTCAATTTATTTCTGTTTCAAAGGGACAAGTATATTACAATGGCTGCTGGAACTTGCTTTCAGTGTACTTCTTTTCACAACCTGAAGATAAGCTGTACTTACATGCAAAATTCTTATACGTTATATTTATTAGATTGATTGAAGGCTTCACTCTGATAAGTGATAAGATAGCTCAAGTTTTGAGTTCAATGTTCTGTTGAGTACTTCTATTACTCTATCCCTCATAACCATGTTGTGTGTGTTTGAGTTATGAGATAAGTGCCATTTACTCTATCCACTCCAATTGTGTTTTTGTTTTAAGGAGCCGTTTTTATGAATTATCTTTGTGTTATGAAACAGTCGGTCATATTGATTCCTTAGCTTTGTACTGATGTGGAATTTGTTTCTGTTGCATTGTTTAAAGTTAACCATTGATTCTTCAGATTCCTAAATTAACCTTTTAGACTATGCTTACTATTCTTTTCAAACTTTTTAGTTGAGATGTCATAGGATATACCCCCTCCAGTTGCAGATATTTGTGATACACTGATACTGGGCTTGTGCATGTACTAAAGGACCATAGTTCCTTCTAACTATGCATTACAAAATATGGTTCATTCATGAGAATGGTACCATTCTATTAGCTACGAAAAAGAATTGAGGAGGAAAAATTGACAGGAAATCCTACCATGTATGTTGTCTCTAAAAGATGGGTTATAACTTATAAAAGCAATAAGATGAATTATGTTGTATACCTGCAACTTTGTAGTACTTTATTTATTGACAGTTTTTATTGTCTTCAGTATTATATTATTCTATTGCTTTCTTGTAGTGCAGAAGTACTCGATAAACACTTATCTATGGTCCAAAGGGATCATGAACAAAAATCCCAGATTGTTGAACGTCGAATAAGAGATGATGCAGCTCTTGAAGAAGCTAAAAGAAAAGAGCAAGCTGTCAAGGAAGAAAAGTTAAGGCAGGAAAGAGCCCGGCAAGAAGCAGAGGTTTGATTGCTCAGATTCGTTGTATCACACGATCTTTTTTTCTGCACATAATTACACACGATTTTGATTTGGGGGCTTAGGATCTTCGAGACTAGTTCATTGTTGTAACATTGGAGTGGATTTGATATTAACCAGAGTAAATGTTTTGAGTTCCATCAGTTTTGATTGCACCTATTGTACCCCCCCCTCCAGCTATTCCTGTTGCTTTTCATTTTGAAGATTTGCTTACCACCAGTCTTGCTTTGCTTCACTGGTAGTCAACTAGTCTCAAAGGCCCTTGTAGCTAATAAGAAAGGTCATCAACTATGATGCAGGCTAGGCAGAAGGAAGCTGCAAAATTAGCAGCTGAAGCACGGAAAACAGCATTTGAGGCTGCTAAAAAGGAAGCAGCAGACAAGGAAGCAGCGGAAAAGGAGGCTGCTAAATTGAGAGATGCAGCAGCTTCCCAATCTAGTCCAAATTCCCAGAATAATATTGCAGGTACTCTTTGTTTAAAGGACTGATTCACAAACTTAATATTTGTAGTACTGTTCTAAGTTCTTGTACTGATTTTCCTAATAGATATTGTACCATATCCAATCTCATTCAAGCTGAAATCATTTGAAAGGAAATCAGTACCACTTTGTGCTTTTCATGAATAAGGTTTAGTATCTGTTGGGTTGGCACTTAGTTACAGAAACTGGAGTTGCAATTGTGCAATGCCTATGATCATCTGATAGTCCATTCATCAGTTTCTAACTTCCAGTTTATTTTCTTTAACATTTAACTTCCTATTTTAAAACTCATTTAACTTATCTTCTACAGTGTCAAGCATATCTTCAACCCCTGCATTTACCAACCTTACCCTATTTTATTTACAATTAAGATGGAGTTATGTACGGGCATCAATCATTCAGTTATATATCTTTTATTGTTCTATAGGATCTAGCCACTAGATAAATATGCAAAGTGCAAGCTTGTTCTATCAAGATACAATTCCCCATAATCTAAGAAATCATGCTAACGATTCTGCTGCACTAATGTCAAACACTCATTATGCGAGCACATACCCAGAAAGAGAAGGAAGTGGAAATTCTGGTGCTATTTGCACATATATTCTCTCTACACTTATAATATACTAACAATTCTGTATTTGTATGAAGTATATCATCATCTACGCATGTTGTTATTTCCCCCAGCTACACTACTTGTCTGTTGTATGTTTAATAACTTGGTCTTTCGTGGTAGGTATCAAAGTTTTTGCCGATAAATATGCATTAGAAGGAGAGTCACGGAGGCGTGCATTAGTACAGAATCAAGTGCCGGAAAACATTCTTCTCAGCAAGGTCTTATTTTCTGCTGAAGCTTAATATTTAATTGCAGTTTCGAACAACTTGCTGCAATTTTGTTGATTTGACAACCCTGATGAATAATGACTGCTCCATGACTTACCATTTGATGTATAGATGAGTATGTTGATAACTTGTATACTCTGGCTGACATCATATCATGCAGGAATTCAGCAAATATGACCGACAAATTGCCAAGTCCATAAGTAAACTTATGCCAACTACTGACAGTGTCAGGTGAGTTCAATACTACAGCTTAACTTGAATATGGTTACATAAACTATCTGAAAGCTACGCTACTGTGATAATTGTAAACTGAGTTGATTATGGAAATTTTAAATTCATGAACATAAGGTTAAGTGTTTGTTTGTAGTATGATAGACAGTCAGTTTAACAATATACCTTTGTAATACTTAATTTTGAATCTAATTTCAAACTTGGCGGGTGCCGCATTTTGTTCCTTCTAACCCCCATGCATCGAGCCATGAGGATTAAGTCATTAAAGTAAACTTGCTAGACATCATGGTTTTTTGTTATGTGCAATTTTTGTCTTGCAGCCCAATAGCAATGAAGCAGGTCTTTTCTTGAAACAATAAGCTAGATCGTTTTTTGGCTACTGCCTGGACCTAGTGCCACCAGTGCATGGGCATACTTCCACGTTTCTTTTTCTGCTTTATTTTTCACTTATCGTCCTCTTTATCACCATTTGTTACACATCATGCGAATAAATAGTGATCTGCCTGTTATTCAGAAATATTGATGTGGATAATTTATCTGAGTGTAATTTGATTTTCCAATTGTATATAATTTCGGTGCAGAGCAAGGGCCAGTGAGCTTATTAAAGCTTTAGATGGACAGGATTGTCCCCATCCAATCTCTTGTTGTCTATTTGCAAACAAGGTAGATACTTTATATTTATTATATaataattttcattaaattagtAGCACAGTCAGTGTTTTGTGATGTGGAATGACAAATGTGTGAATCTATTTTTGTAACTCGATTTTTTAGTGACTTGTGTTCATGCATGGTTATAGACTTATAGGCTTACAGCCTATGTCTTATTGCTTGTGGCATACAAGCacatattatcaagagtgaaCATTTTGAACAATGTGGGTGCAAGCATCTGTACTGCTCTGTTCCAAAATATAAGTTGCCTTGCCCAGTCCCCACTCTTCACGAAATTATAAGTTGTGCTACACTTTTGAAGCACTTTTCCATCTTTAGTTTGGTACAGTAAATGTTCTCTTTTAGGAGCATCTCCATTTCCCATGGCTCCCACCTAGCTACTTATTGAAGGATCAATGATTCACATGGTCATTTCACACAGACTCTTATTTCTTTTGCACAAGTCTAAATGTCTTGTATATTTGATTGAAGGGAGTGGTAGCTAGCAGCATAACTTCAGTTATTTCAAAGGGTATTCTACTATTGAGTGTACCTTCCCATTTAGTTGCCAGTAGGGCCTAAAGGCTTAAACATCTTTACCTACTCATTAGGATTTCTTGGCCTTACCACACTTAATAATCCTACCATTTGTTTTTTTCTTGCATGATGAAATTTTGCTCAATATTTATTGACTCACATAACTAACCTAGTATGCTTTGCAGATTATTTCAATTGTCAAGAGTAGAAATACAAAGGACAAAACGTTTGGAAATTTGGCCTTTGCATGTGGATATGTCATGCTATTAGTCACAAACCAggtttcttcttgtcatcctcaaAATACCATTTGGCATTTGTCATTATGCATTATTGAATTCTTATTAGCAATACCGTGGTGTTAGTTTAGTGCTGATCATTGTAATGTAGTCTACTTAGATTCTTTTGACCTGAATGTTCTGAATATACTACATTGAAAACCCGGCATATTTTGTAAAGCACAAGAGCAcatattgcaatcttggttttTATACTAATACTTAAAACTGGTTGCTTCTGGTAGGCAAGTCTTCTTTACTACTTATTTGTGAGGAATAAATTGCGTGGAACTTCTATTTTGGTTAAGTTTGAAGCTTGGAAATGGTACTGCCATCTCATCCAAACATGTACTCCAGACAGATCACGAATAGCTTGCAATCGTGTTGTAATAAGATGGAACATATCAGCTGGACTAAGTGTGTCTTATACTCTTATGTGTCTGCATCCGATTCATGAGAAATTTGAATATATTCATGGATCTTGATGTCAGTGACACCAACTGCGTGACAAAATCCAGCTGCCATTGCCATGTGCCAAGATAACATGACCTTTCATATTTCCTATATGACTTGCTACTCGGGACACTTGTGAACTTGCTTGAAGTCTAATTTAATTAACACTAGGTCACCAATCTGACGGAATTTCTTATTTATTATGACTTGTGATACTTGTATATTAACAAGAATTGCTAAGATTAGCATCGAGACATTTCCTTTCATGACCACATCTGATGTGTCTGATTGGTCAGGTGCCAGACGCAATGGATTATCTTTTAGCTGAGTTCAACAGAGTTTGCATACACACGGTTCCAAAGCATCTGCATGCTTTAAATGTAAGTCTGCATGGTATGAACTCTGTAATATATTTGGAATTTGTTTATTTGACTCTTATGTGGGATGCGATGAGAAAACACCCCAAGAGATTATAAGCAATGCTCAGAATTATTTCTAATGCATTTTTAACAATTGTATGCAACAGATTTGTGGACCAAGCTGTGTCATACTGTCACCCACTGTTTTATATGATTTTTTAAGCTTTGGAATTTTTTTCTCATGATATCTGTGATTTTGTAGGCACAAGCACGAACTAGAGATTATTACAGGCTGATTGGTTACCAGGAAGAAAATGGACAACTCGAGAGCACTGAAAGTTATCTAACATACGTCGTTGCGTACGTCAAACTGTATGCAGCAATGATTCAGGTGTGTGCACTTCTTTTCTCAGT harbors:
- the LOC136515878 gene encoding mRNA export factor GLE1-like isoform X1; protein product: MGFERVELRCPRDLDPRPSWTLGDVLAELDALDATHRAAPPTPLKQPPDWANGSGTREKAFVMRVDDDDEDDTEDEDDGTSHGKSRALVAKGARFSCNDLESSDSEDELDGLVAPYHLMEKRGLAKSILLELEREHHLKVQEEVRNKLASLEVCHQNEIQRTISAFARLQKYAESRKEIDKRLDVHFQRRIAEVLDKHLSMVQRDHEQKSQIVERRIRDDAALEEAKRKEQAVKEEKLRQERARQEAEARQKEAAKLAAEARKTAFEAAKKEAADKEAAEKEAAKLRDAAASQSSPNSQNNIAGIKVFADKYALEGESRRRALVQNQVPENILLSKEFSKYDRQIAKSISKLMPTTDSVRARASELIKALDGQDCPHPISCCLFANKIISIVKSRNTKDKTFGNLAFACGYVMLLVTNQVPDAMDYLLAEFNRVCIHTVPKHLHALNAQARTRDYYRLIGYQEENGQLESTESYLTYVVAYVKLYAAMIQTEIKGVRHPHGLAEGWKWLAMFLNSLPATTATACALHAFLKMAGFALHKKYGSQFMKILDVISRCFLPALKEQGNKMQAEAVNNLQNYLNDKIYLEEPEGQYLVQQLLSKELFM
- the LOC136515878 gene encoding mRNA export factor GLE1-like isoform X2, with protein sequence MGFERVELRCPRDLDPRPSWTLGDVLAELDALDATHRAAPPTPLKQPPDWANGSGTREKAFVMRVDDDDEDDTEDEDDGTSHGKSRALVAKGARFSCNDLESSDSEDELDGLVAPYHLMEKRGLAKSILLELEREHHLKVQEEVRNKLASLEVCHQNEIQRTISAFARLQKYAESRKEIDKRLDVHFQRRIAEVLDKHLSMVQRDHEQKSQIVERRIRDDAALEEAKRKEQAVKEEKLRQERARQEAEARQKEAAKLAAEARKTAFEAAKKEAADKEAAEKEAAKLRDAAASQSSPNSQNNIAGIKVFADKYALEGESRRRALVQNQVPENILLSKEFSKYDRQIAKSISKLMPTTDSVRARASELIKALDGQDCPHPISCCLFANKIISIVKSRNTKDKTFGNLAFACGYVMLLVTNQVPDAMDYLLAEFNRVCIHTVPKHLHALNAQARTRDYYRLIGYQEENGQLESTESYLTYVVAYVKLYAAMIQI